Proteins encoded within one genomic window of Mauremys mutica isolate MM-2020 ecotype Southern chromosome 11, ASM2049712v1, whole genome shotgun sequence:
- the UBAP1L gene encoding ubiquitin-associated protein 1-like has protein sequence MSCLDDVPFKMSKSFEDDSAEGTNLISLADFDIPDCTEILMCTMHDFSLERKVLYWIEAASGQETPWYEVTTDVVPTAPPCWLLLVDPKENDVINTQNEETTGGKAKDGVTHTASVRRCVSLSAADLKYGPPLPRGASSEMESEDWYSEENEYSEDDEYSSTTGEESNKEEENILDNKFVESTMPQHSRVHQFRPRTSPVLLDSPSENCCHEPVTANLIKQRRSMILFNNMKNELEEAKKKLAALVHPLNRASVERKLAPRPFSLYQRSRSSRNLRYGPASDVSLMGTLTPTPPPTPCCSPRTPAAARSIPPIRNHKPTVASLSPYSCLPPPSAALQHPSSHRTHPDSTADLLSALSQEERDLIEPVIALGYPTRRAILALQKTGRQSLGQFLSYLSACDRLLKQGYEEGQVEEAMEMFQYSEKKAAEFLHLLVQFKDMGFQQAEIKEVLLLYENHRDKALEELMTRTQ, from the exons ATGAGCTGTCTGGATGACGTCCCTTTTAAAATGTCCAAGAGCTTTGAAGATGACTCTGCTGAAGGCACCAACTTAATCAGTTTAGCCGACTTTGATATTCCTGACTGCACTGAGATCCTAATGTGCACAATG CATGATTTCTCATTAGAAAGAAAGGTGCTTTACTGGATTGAGGCTGCTTCTGGGCAAGAAACTCCCTGGTATGAAGTTACTACTGATGTTGTGCCAACAGCTCCGCCTTGCTGGCTGCTTTTGGTTGATCCTAAAGAAAACGATGTCATCAATACACAAAACGAGGAGACAACTGGTGGGAAAGCAAAGGATGGTGTGACACACACAGCCTCTGTTCGGAGATGTGTAAGTCTAAGTGCTGCTGATCTGAAATATGGCCCTCCCCTGCCCAGAGGTGCATCATCTGAGATGGAAAGTGAGGACTGGTACTCTGAAGAGAATGAGTATTCTGAGGACGATGAGTATTCCTCTACTACCGGTGAAGAAAGcaacaaagaagaagaaaacattttggaCAACAAATTTGTTGAAAGCACCATGCCTCAGCATTCCCGAGTTCACCAATTTAGACCAAGGACTTCTCCGGTATTGCTAGATTCACCTTCCGAAAACTGCTGCCATGAGCCAGTTACCGCAAATCTGATCAAGCAGAGAAGATCCatgattttatttaataatatGAAGAATGAGTTGGAAGAAGCCAAAAAGAAGTTAGCTGCTCTAGTGCATCCTTTAAATAGAGCATCTGTTGAAAGGAAACTGGCTCCAAGACCGTTTTCTCTTTACCAGCGCTCTCGAAGTAGCAGAAATCTTAGATATGGACCTGCCTCGGATGTATCCTTGATGGGAACTTTAACCCCAACACCTCCACCTACCCCTTGCTGCAGTCCCAGGACACCTGCTGCTGCTAGATCAATACCTCCAATAAGAAACCATAAACCCACTGTTGCG TCCCTCAGCCCCTATTCCTGCCTTCCACCCCCTTCTGCGGCTCTGCAACATCCAAGTTCCCACAGAACTCATCCAGATTCAACAGCTGACCTCCTCTCGGCATTAAGCCAAGAGGAACGTGACCTTATTGAGCCAGTTATAGCCTTGGGTTATCCGACACGCAGAGCAATCCTCGCcctccagaagactggaagacaaAGTTTAGGTCAG TTTCTCAGTTACCTTAGTGCCTGCGACAGGTTGCTGAAACAGGGCTACGAAGAGGGGCAGGTGGAAGAGGCAATGGAAATGTTCCAGTACTCGGAGAAGAAG gcaGCTGAATTCCTGCATCTTTTAGTGCAATTTAAGGATATGGGTTTCCAGCAAGCTGAAATCAAAGAGGTTCTTCTGCTTTATGAGAATCATAGAGATAAGGCACTAGAAGAGCTGATGACACGAACACAATGA